Within bacterium, the genomic segment AAATCCTGATACAAATCCAAGATTAAGAATGGCAATAGAAAAGGCAAAAAGTGTTAATATGCCAAATGATAATATACAGAGAGCAATTAAAAAGGGTTCCGGAGAAGAAGGTTCAATTAATTATGAACAGGTTACATATGAGGGATACGGTCCAGGAGGCGTAGCAATATTTGTAGAAGTTTTAACTGACAACAAAAACAGAAGTGCTTCAGAAATAAGGTCAATATTTTCAAGACATGGTGGAAATCTTGCTGGTGCAGGTAGTGTTTCCTGGATTTTTGAAAGAAAAGGTTTAATAACTGTTAAAAAAGAAAATATAGAAGAAGATAAACTAATGGATATTGTTATTGAAGGTGGAGCAGAAGATATGAAAACAGAGAAAGAAACATATGAAATAACCACTTCAGTTGAAAATTTTGAAAATGTTAAAAAATCTCTTGAGGAGAATAACATACCGATAGAAAATGCAAGTATAACCTATATTCCAAAAAATACAGTTCATCTTGAAGGAAAAGAAGCAGAACATCTTTTAAAACTTCTTGATGAACTTGAAGAATCAGAAGATGTCCAGAATGTTTATGCAAATTTTGATATATCTGATGAGATACTTGAACAGGTTTCAAAATAAAGAAATTGAGAGTAATTGGTATTGACCCGGGAATTAATAAAGTCGGTTATGGAGTAATTGACGAAAATTTAAAAGTAATTGATAGTGGAGTTTTTATTCCTTCTTTAAAACTTAAATTTGAAAATAAAATTGAGTTTCTTTTAGAAAATATTGAAACTCTTATTGAAAAATTTTTACCTGAATTTATCTCTATTGAAGAAATATATGTTGCTAAAAACGCCAGAATTGCTTTAAAAATAGGTATTTTTATAGGAGGTATTATTGGTTTATCTATCTCAAAAGATATTAAATTTCTTCTTATTCCACCAAGAGAAATCAAGCAACTTATTACAGGAAATGGAGGAGCGACAAAGGAACAGGTAAAATTTATGGTGGAAAATTTAACAGGTTATTACAGTTTTCAAAGTTTTGAAGCATCAGATGCAGTTGCTACTGCTATATCTGCAATTTTCAAATTGAAAGAAAATGTTATATTTCATAAAAGGTAAAATTTTTTTAAAAACACCAACTTATGTGGTAATTGAAAATAATGGAATTGGCTATTTTGTTGAAGTATCACTTCAGACATCGGAAAAAATAAATGAAGGTGAAGAAACGTTTTTATACATATATCAGCACTTTTCAGAGGATAAGATAAATTTGTATGGATTTATAGAGAAAGAAGAAAGGGAACTTTTTTTATTACTAATTACTGTTCCAGGAATAGGTCCAAAAGTTGCATTGAGAGTTCTATCCGGACTTTCAATTGAGGAAATTTATCAGGGTATTATTACAGAGGATGTTTCTATTTTCAAAAATGTTCCGGGTGTGGGGAAGAAGACAGCAGAAAGAATGATAGTAGAATTAAAACAAAAAATTGAAAAAATTCCAATTTTGGTTGATAATTATAAAGAAAAAGAAATTCTGATTAATGCAGTGGAAGCACTTACAGTTCTTGGATACAAAAGGAAGGATTCAGCAGTGATTGTGGGAGAAATATTAAAAGAAAAGAAAGGTAATATTACACTTGAAGAATTGATAAAGGAAGCATTAAGGAAATTAACATGAACGAAAGAATGACTTCTCCTGAAATAAGAAATGAGGACTTAAAATACGAAAATACGGTAAGACCGAGAAATTTTGAGGAGTTTATTGGTCAGAATAAGGTAAAGGAAAATTTAAAAGTTTTTATTGAGGCAGCAAAAAACAGAAAAGAAGTTCTTGACCATATTCTGTTTTACGGTCCTCCTGGAATTGGTAAAACAACACTTGCATATATTGTTGCAGGGGAACTTGGAGTAAATATAAAAGCATCTTCTGGACCTGTAATAGAAAAAATTGGAGACCTTGCGGGAATTCTTACAAATCTGGAAGAAGGGGATGTTTTATTTATTGATGAAATTCATAGATTACCGAGAAATGTTGAGGAATTTCTTTACAGTGCAATGGAGGAATTCAGGATAGACATAGTTATTGGAGAAGGACCAAAGGCAAGAAGTGTTAAAATACCCTTAAAACCATTTACATTATGTGGAGCAACGACAAGAATAGGACTTTTAACCTCTCCTTTAAGAAACAGATTTGGAATACTTCATCGCCTTGATTATTATTCAAATGAAGAACTTAAAGAAATTATAAAAAGGTCAGCAAAAATATTAAATATAAGAATAGAAGAAGAAGGAGCGGAAGAAATAGCAAAAAGGTCAAGGGGAACACCGAGAGTTGCAAATAGATTATTGAGAAGAGTTAGAGATTATGCTGAGGTGAAGGGAGAGGGTATAATAAATAAAGAAATTGCTGTTATGTCTTTGAATAAAATGGATGTTGACGAAGAAGGTCTTGATGAAATGGATAAGAAAATTCTTGAAGTCATAATTACAAAATTCAACGGTGGTCCTGTTGGAGTTAAAAGTTTATCAATAGCAGTTGGAGAAGAAGTAAGTACAATAGAAGAAGTTTATGAAAGTTTTCTTGTAAGGAAGGGTTTTATCAAAAAGACACCACAGGGGAGAGTTGCAACAGAACTTGCTTATAAACATCTTGGATTAAAT encodes:
- a CDS encoding YebC/PmpR family DNA-binding transcriptional regulator, giving the protein NPDTNPRLRMAIEKAKSVNMPNDNIQRAIKKGSGEEGSINYEQVTYEGYGPGGVAIFVEVLTDNKNRSASEIRSIFSRHGGNLAGAGSVSWIFERKGLITVKKENIEEDKLMDIVIEGGAEDMKTEKETYEITTSVENFENVKKSLEENNIPIENASITYIPKNTVHLEGKEAEHLLKLLDELEESEDVQNVYANFDISDEILEQVSK
- a CDS encoding crossover junction endodeoxyribonuclease RuvC produces the protein MRVIGIDPGINKVGYGVIDENLKVIDSGVFIPSLKLKFENKIEFLLENIETLIEKFLPEFISIEEIYVAKNARIALKIGIFIGGIIGLSISKDIKFLLIPPREIKQLITGNGGATKEQVKFMVENLTGYYSFQSFEASDAVATAISAIFKLKENVIFHKR
- the ruvA gene encoding Holliday junction branch migration protein RuvA — its product is MLYFIKGKIFLKTPTYVVIENNGIGYFVEVSLQTSEKINEGEETFLYIYQHFSEDKINLYGFIEKEERELFLLLITVPGIGPKVALRVLSGLSIEEIYQGIITEDVSIFKNVPGVGKKTAERMIVELKQKIEKIPILVDNYKEKEILINAVEALTVLGYKRKDSAVIVGEILKEKKGNITLEELIKEALRKLT
- the ruvB gene encoding Holliday junction branch migration DNA helicase RuvB, producing MNERMTSPEIRNEDLKYENTVRPRNFEEFIGQNKVKENLKVFIEAAKNRKEVLDHILFYGPPGIGKTTLAYIVAGELGVNIKASSGPVIEKIGDLAGILTNLEEGDVLFIDEIHRLPRNVEEFLYSAMEEFRIDIVIGEGPKARSVKIPLKPFTLCGATTRIGLLTSPLRNRFGILHRLDYYSNEELKEIIKRSAKILNIRIEEEGAEEIAKRSRGTPRVANRLLRRVRDYAEVKGEGIINKEIAVMSLNKMDVDEEGLDEMDKKILEVIITKFNGGPVGVKSLSIAVGEEVSTIEEVYESFLVRKGFIKKTPQGRVATELAYKHLGLNKYQEKFDSLL